A region of Pseudomonas marginalis DNA encodes the following proteins:
- a CDS encoding OprD family porin, whose translation MPELPMEHAVAAAPVACVSNNTPRLLMACLALSVLPTSLWAAGFIDDSHGTLTLRNYYLDRDYKDDGAKTAAREWAQAFILNLESGYTPGPVGFGLDVRGLMGVKLDSSPDRSGTELLPVSASDKRAADEYSRLAPTAKLRFAQTTVKAGDVSIFLPFAFASPSRLLPQTFRGTTLSSKDIEGLTFNTGYIDRINKRDSTDYQAMTIASPNRRFNATATTSHLAYVGGDYQVNKDLSLRVYHSQVADLYQQDTLALLHNLPLGDGVLTSDLRSFFSREDGSAKAGNVDNRNLSALFGYRLGGHRVSLGYMHSSGETATPYISGTELMGMSELTMSSDFLNAKERTWQAIYDYDFAAAGVPGLKTRLRYVRGDNIELAAFNAEDRKEREFQMELGYVIQDGPLKNVGFMARKSIYRNDFPSGAAFRDENQTRFLVLYTVALW comes from the coding sequence ATGCCAGAACTCCCTATGGAGCACGCCGTTGCAGCGGCGCCCGTCGCCTGTGTGTCGAACAATACCCCACGCCTGCTCATGGCATGCCTGGCCTTGAGCGTGCTGCCCACTTCGCTGTGGGCCGCAGGCTTTATCGACGACAGCCATGGCACCTTGACCTTGCGCAATTACTACCTGGACCGCGACTACAAGGACGACGGGGCGAAGACCGCCGCGCGGGAATGGGCCCAGGCGTTCATCCTCAACCTGGAATCGGGCTACACCCCGGGCCCGGTGGGCTTCGGCCTGGATGTGCGCGGGTTGATGGGGGTCAAGCTCGACTCGTCGCCGGACCGCAGCGGCACCGAGTTGCTGCCGGTGTCGGCCAGCGACAAGCGCGCCGCCGATGAGTACTCGCGCCTGGCCCCGACTGCCAAGCTGCGGTTTGCGCAAACGACAGTGAAGGCCGGCGATGTGTCGATCTTCCTGCCGTTCGCCTTTGCCAGTCCGTCGCGCCTGCTGCCGCAAACCTTTCGCGGCACCACCTTGAGCTCCAAGGACATCGAGGGCCTGACCTTCAACACCGGCTACATCGACCGCATCAACAAGCGCGACTCCACCGACTACCAGGCCATGACCATCGCCTCGCCCAACCGGCGTTTCAACGCCACCGCCACCACGTCGCACCTGGCGTATGTGGGCGGGGACTATCAGGTCAACAAAGACCTCAGCCTGCGCGTCTATCACTCCCAGGTCGCCGACCTCTACCAGCAGGACACCCTGGCGCTGTTGCACAACCTGCCGCTGGGCGATGGCGTGCTCACCAGCGACCTGCGCAGTTTTTTCAGCCGCGAGGATGGCAGTGCCAAGGCGGGCAACGTGGATAACCGCAACCTCTCGGCGCTGTTCGGCTACCGCCTCGGCGGCCATCGCGTCAGCCTTGGCTACATGCACTCAAGCGGGGAGACGGCCACACCCTATATCTCCGGCACCGAGTTGATGGGCATGAGCGAGCTGACCATGAGTTCGGACTTTCTCAACGCCAAGGAGCGCACCTGGCAGGCTATCTACGACTATGACTTCGCCGCAGCGGGTGTGCCGGGGTTGAAGACTCGGCTGCGCTATGTGCGCGGCGACAACATCGAACTGGCCGCTTTCAATGCCGAGGACCGCAAGGAGCGCGAGTTCCAGATGGAGTTGGGCTATGTGATCCAGGACGGCCCGCTGAAGAACGTCGGGTTCATGGCGCGCAAGTCGATCTACCGCAATGACTTCCCGAGCGGCGCGGCGTTTCGCGATGAAAACCAGACCCGTTTCCTGGTGCTCTACACCGTGGCGCTCTGGTAA
- a CDS encoding MarR family winged helix-turn-helix transcriptional regulator has translation MAKPSTIAAASQALPDNDEVRPPLDSALDDLIGYAMRRAQLKLFQNLIGRLSDHDLRPAQFSALAIIEQNPGLMQADLARALAIEPPQVVPLLNKLESRALAVRVRCKPDKRSYGIFLSKSGETLLKELKAIAAQSDLDATAALDGQEREELLRLLKKVYQD, from the coding sequence ATGGCCAAGCCTTCCACCATCGCCGCCGCCAGCCAGGCCCTGCCCGACAACGACGAGGTACGGCCGCCGCTGGATTCAGCCCTGGACGATCTGATCGGCTACGCCATGCGCCGCGCCCAGCTCAAGCTGTTCCAGAACCTGATCGGCCGGCTGTCGGACCACGACCTGCGCCCTGCACAGTTCTCGGCCCTGGCGATCATCGAGCAGAACCCCGGGCTGATGCAGGCCGACCTGGCTCGCGCACTGGCCATCGAGCCGCCCCAGGTAGTGCCGTTGCTGAACAAGCTGGAAAGCCGCGCCCTCGCCGTGCGGGTGCGCTGCAAGCCGGACAAGCGCTCCTACGGGATCTTCCTCAGCAAGAGCGGCGAAACCCTGCTCAAGGAACTCAAGGCCATCGCCGCCCAGAGTGACCTGGACGCCACGGCCGCCCTCGACGGCCAGGAACGTGAAGAGCTGCTGCGCCTGCTGAAGAAGGTCTACCAGGACTGA
- a CDS encoding p-hydroxycinnamoyl CoA hydratase/lyase — protein sequence MSNYEGRWTTVKVEIEEGIAWVILNRPEKRNAMSPTLNREMIDVLETLEQDPAAGVLVLTGAGEAWTAGMDLKEYFREVDAGPEILQEKIRREASQWQWKLLRMYAKPTIAMVNGWCFGGGFSPLVACDLAICADEATFGLSEINWGIPPGNLVSKAMADTVGHRQSLYYIMTGKTFGGQKAAEMGLVNESVPLAQLRDVTIELARNLLEKNPVVLRAAKHGFKRCRELTWEQNEDYLYAKLDQSRLLDTEGGREQGMKQFLDDKSIKPGLQAYKR from the coding sequence ATGAGCAATTACGAAGGCCGTTGGACCACTGTCAAGGTTGAGATCGAAGAAGGCATCGCCTGGGTCATTCTCAATCGTCCGGAAAAACGCAACGCCATGAGCCCGACCCTGAACCGGGAAATGATCGACGTTCTCGAAACCCTCGAGCAGGACCCTGCCGCCGGCGTGCTGGTGCTGACCGGCGCCGGCGAAGCCTGGACTGCCGGCATGGACCTCAAGGAATACTTTCGCGAGGTGGACGCCGGCCCGGAAATCCTCCAGGAAAAAATCCGCCGCGAAGCCTCGCAATGGCAATGGAAACTGCTGCGCATGTACGCCAAACCCACCATCGCCATGGTCAATGGCTGGTGCTTCGGCGGTGGCTTCAGCCCGCTGGTGGCCTGCGACCTGGCGATCTGTGCGGACGAAGCGACCTTCGGCCTTTCGGAAATCAACTGGGGCATCCCGCCGGGCAACCTGGTGAGCAAGGCCATGGCCGACACCGTGGGCCATCGCCAATCGCTGTACTACATCATGACCGGCAAGACCTTTGGCGGGCAGAAAGCCGCCGAAATGGGCCTGGTCAACGAAAGCGTGCCGCTGGCTCAACTGCGCGACGTGACCATCGAACTGGCGCGCAACCTGCTGGAGAAAAACCCGGTGGTGCTGCGTGCCGCCAAGCATGGCTTCAAGCGCTGCCGCGAATTGACCTGGGAGCAGAACGAGGATTACCTCTACGCCAAGCTCGATCAGTCGCGCCTGCTCGACACCGAAGGCGGTCGCGAGCAGGGCATGAAGCAGTTCCTCGACGACAAGAGCATCAAGCCTGGCCTGCAGGCGTATAAACGCTGA
- a CDS encoding aldehyde dehydrogenase codes for MLDVPLLIGGQSCPARDGRTFERRNPVTGEVVSRVAAATLEDADAAVAAAHAAFPAWAALAPNERRTRLLKAAEQLQARSAEFIAAAGETGAMANWYGFNVRLAANMLREAASMTTQITGEVIPSDVPGSFAMALRQPCGVVLGIAPWNAPVILATRAIAMPLACGNTVVLKASELSPAVHRLIGQVLQDAGLGDGVVNVISNAPADAAAIVERLIANPAVRRVNFTGSTHVGRIVGELSARHLKPALLELGGKAPLLVLDDADLDAAVAAAAFGAYFNQGQICMSTERLIVDAKVADAFTAKLAAKVATLRAGDPVAADSVLGSLVDAGAGTRIKALIDDALAKGARLVVGGQLDGSILQPTLIDGVTEHMRLYREESFGPVAVLLRGDGDEALLRLANDSEFGLSAAIFSRDTGRALALAQRVESGICHINGPTVHDEAQMPFGGVKSSGYGSFGGKASIEHFTQLRWVTLQNGPRHYPI; via the coding sequence ATGCTGGACGTGCCCCTGTTGATCGGCGGCCAGTCGTGCCCCGCCCGTGACGGTCGAACCTTCGAGCGCCGCAACCCGGTGACCGGTGAAGTGGTCTCGCGGGTGGCTGCCGCCACCCTGGAAGATGCCGACGCCGCCGTAGCGGCCGCCCACGCCGCATTCCCCGCGTGGGCGGCGCTGGCGCCCAACGAACGCCGCACTCGGCTGCTCAAGGCAGCCGAGCAGTTGCAGGCCCGCAGCGCCGAATTCATTGCCGCCGCCGGCGAGACCGGCGCCATGGCCAACTGGTATGGCTTCAACGTGCGCCTGGCGGCCAATATGCTGCGCGAAGCGGCGTCGATGACCACCCAGATCACCGGTGAAGTGATCCCCTCCGATGTCCCCGGCAGTTTCGCCATGGCCTTGCGTCAACCTTGCGGCGTGGTGCTGGGTATCGCGCCGTGGAATGCCCCGGTGATCCTCGCCACACGTGCCATCGCCATGCCGTTGGCCTGCGGCAACACCGTGGTGCTCAAGGCCTCGGAGCTGAGCCCGGCGGTGCATCGCCTGATTGGCCAGGTGTTGCAGGACGCCGGCCTGGGCGATGGCGTGGTCAATGTCATCAGCAATGCCCCGGCGGATGCCGCTGCGATTGTCGAGCGCCTGATCGCCAACCCGGCCGTGCGCCGGGTCAACTTCACCGGCTCGACCCATGTGGGGCGGATTGTCGGCGAGCTCTCGGCGCGTCACCTCAAGCCGGCGTTGCTGGAACTGGGCGGCAAGGCGCCGTTGCTGGTGCTCGACGACGCCGACCTCGACGCGGCGGTGGCAGCGGCGGCCTTTGGCGCCTATTTCAACCAGGGCCAGATTTGCATGTCCACCGAGCGCCTGATTGTCGATGCCAAGGTCGCCGATGCCTTCACCGCCAAGCTCGCGGCCAAGGTCGCGACCCTGCGCGCGGGCGATCCCGTGGCGGCGGATTCGGTCCTGGGTTCCCTGGTGGATGCCGGCGCCGGCACACGCATCAAGGCCCTGATCGACGATGCCCTCGCCAAGGGCGCGCGGCTGGTGGTGGGTGGCCAACTGGACGGCAGCATCCTGCAGCCGACTCTGATCGATGGCGTTACCGAGCATATGCGCCTGTACCGCGAAGAATCCTTCGGCCCGGTGGCGGTGCTGCTGCGTGGTGACGGGGATGAAGCGTTGCTGCGCCTGGCCAACGACTCCGAGTTCGGCCTCTCGGCGGCGATCTTCAGCCGTGACACCGGGCGTGCACTGGCCCTGGCCCAGCGTGTCGAGTCGGGCATTTGCCATATCAATGGCCCGACCGTGCATGACGAGGCGCAGATGCCGTTTGGCGGGGTCAAGTCCAGCGGCTACGGCAGCTTTGGCGGCAAGGCCTCGATCGAGCACTTCACGCAATTGCGCTGGGTGACCTTGCAGAACGGGCCACGGCATTACCCGATCTGA
- a CDS encoding feruloyl-CoA synthase: MSSEFRPQPQPAPRYREVSIGHAAVAVTEEHGVLHMRSLEPLAELPARLLDRLVHWAQVRPEQTFIAARQAGGDWRRVSYREMLDSVRAIAQGLLRYGLSADKPLALLSGNDIEHLQVALGAMYAGIPYCPVSPAYSLLSQDFAKLRHVCDLLQPGLVFVSDGAAYQRAIDAVLPAETPLISVRGHVPGRTQASFASLLQTPGGAEADAAFQATGPDSIAKFLFTSGSTKLPKAVVTTQRMLCANQQMLLQTFPVFGEEPPVLVDWLPWNHTFGGSHNVGIVLYNGGTFYLDDGKPTAQGFAETLRNLKDISPTAYLTVPKGWEELVNALEQDAELRERFFARMKLFFFAAAGLSQSIWDRLDRVAEQHCGERIRMMAGLGMTEAAPSCTFTTGPLSMAGYIGLPAPGCEVRLVPLDGKFEGRFRGPHIMPGYWRAPEQTAEVFDDQGFYCSGDAIKLADPHQPQLGLMFDGRIAEDFKLSSGVFVSVGPLRNRAVLDGAPYVQDLVIAAPDRECLGALVFPRLYECRRLAGLSADASDAEVLASAPVRQWFGDWLQRLNREATGNASRLEWIALLDEPASIDRGEITDKGSINQRAVLQWRAARVEALYRGEDPAILRAGPKP, encoded by the coding sequence GTGAGTTCCGAATTCAGACCGCAACCCCAGCCCGCACCGCGATACCGCGAGGTCTCCATTGGCCACGCAGCGGTGGCGGTCACTGAAGAACACGGCGTGCTGCATATGCGCTCCCTGGAGCCCCTGGCCGAGTTGCCGGCGCGCCTGCTCGATCGCCTGGTGCATTGGGCCCAGGTGCGCCCCGAGCAGACGTTTATCGCGGCACGCCAGGCCGGTGGTGATTGGCGCCGGGTCAGCTACCGCGAGATGCTCGACAGCGTGCGTGCGATTGCCCAGGGCCTGTTGCGTTACGGGTTGTCGGCGGATAAGCCGCTGGCGTTGCTGTCGGGCAACGACATCGAGCATTTGCAGGTTGCCCTCGGCGCGATGTACGCCGGCATTCCCTACTGCCCGGTGTCGCCGGCGTATTCGTTGTTGTCCCAGGATTTCGCCAAGCTGCGGCATGTGTGCGACCTGCTGCAACCGGGGCTGGTGTTCGTCAGCGATGGGGCCGCTTACCAGCGTGCCATCGACGCCGTCCTGCCGGCCGAGACCCCGCTGATCAGCGTTCGCGGCCACGTGCCTGGGCGCACTCAGGCCAGCTTCGCCAGCCTGCTGCAAACGCCGGGCGGCGCCGAGGCCGACGCGGCGTTCCAGGCCACCGGCCCCGACAGCATCGCCAAGTTTCTCTTCACCTCGGGCTCGACCAAATTGCCCAAGGCCGTGGTCACCACCCAGCGCATGCTCTGCGCCAACCAGCAAATGCTGTTGCAGACATTTCCGGTGTTCGGTGAGGAACCGCCGGTGCTGGTGGACTGGCTGCCATGGAACCACACCTTCGGTGGCAGCCATAACGTCGGCATTGTGCTCTACAACGGCGGCACGTTTTACCTCGACGATGGCAAGCCGACCGCCCAGGGCTTTGCCGAGACCCTGCGCAACCTCAAGGACATCTCGCCCACGGCCTACCTGACGGTGCCCAAGGGCTGGGAAGAATTGGTCAACGCCCTGGAACAGGACGCCGAGTTGCGCGAGCGTTTTTTTGCGCGCATGAAACTGTTCTTCTTCGCCGCCGCCGGCCTGTCGCAAAGTATCTGGGATCGCCTCGACCGCGTGGCCGAACAGCACTGCGGTGAACGTATCCGCATGATGGCCGGGCTGGGCATGACCGAAGCCGCGCCGTCCTGCACCTTCACCACCGGGCCGTTGTCCATGGCCGGCTATATCGGCTTGCCTGCGCCCGGCTGCGAGGTGCGCCTGGTGCCGTTGGACGGCAAGTTCGAAGGGCGCTTCCGCGGGCCGCACATCATGCCGGGGTACTGGCGGGCGCCGGAGCAAACCGCCGAGGTGTTCGACGACCAGGGTTTCTACTGTTCAGGTGACGCGATCAAGCTCGCCGACCCGCACCAGCCGCAATTGGGGCTGATGTTCGACGGGCGCATCGCCGAGGATTTCAAGTTGTCTTCCGGGGTGTTTGTCAGTGTCGGCCCGTTGCGCAATCGCGCGGTGCTCGATGGCGCGCCCTATGTGCAAGACCTGGTGATTGCTGCGCCGGACCGCGAATGCCTGGGCGCCCTGGTATTCCCCCGGCTCTACGAGTGCCGTCGGCTGGCCGGCTTGAGTGCCGACGCCAGCGACGCTGAGGTGCTGGCCAGCGCGCCGGTACGCCAGTGGTTCGGCGACTGGTTGCAGCGCCTCAACCGCGAGGCCACCGGCAATGCCAGTCGCCTGGAATGGATTGCCCTGCTCGACGAGCCAGCGTCCATCGATCGCGGGGAAATCACCGACAAAGGCTCGATCAACCAGCGCGCCGTGCTGCAATGGCGCGCGGCCAGGGTCGAGGCGCTGTATCGCGGTGAAGACCCTGCGATCCTGCGCGCCGGGCCCAAGCCTTGA